In Streptomyces sp. NBC_00704, a genomic segment contains:
- a CDS encoding phospholipid scramblase-related protein: MTTHSNTPSGWYPDPHGASRTMRYWDGVQWTEQTRAEGPGEGAPQVPPQPGPDHRVQSQVQQQAGVAPSGPGGGTLFSEPVLVVNQKAKLIELTNEYKVMDQQGNQLGSVVQVGQSMLRKIVRFLASIDQYLTQRLEIRDAHGHPVLLLTRPAKIFKSRVIVTRPDGQPVGEIVQQNVFGKINFAINADGRQVGAIKAENWRAWNFAIVDHADNEVARITKTWEGLAKTMFTTADNYVLQIHYQLPEPLLSLVVATALTVDTALKQDARGLG; the protein is encoded by the coding sequence GTGACCACGCATTCGAACACACCTTCAGGCTGGTACCCGGACCCGCACGGGGCCTCCCGGACCATGCGCTACTGGGACGGCGTCCAGTGGACCGAGCAGACCCGCGCCGAGGGCCCGGGGGAGGGCGCGCCGCAGGTGCCGCCGCAGCCGGGGCCGGACCACCGGGTGCAGAGCCAGGTGCAGCAGCAGGCCGGGGTCGCGCCGAGCGGCCCCGGCGGCGGCACGCTCTTCAGCGAGCCGGTGCTGGTGGTGAACCAGAAGGCCAAGCTGATCGAGCTGACCAACGAGTACAAGGTCATGGACCAGCAGGGCAACCAGCTCGGCTCGGTGGTCCAGGTCGGCCAGAGCATGCTGCGCAAGATCGTCCGCTTCCTTGCCAGCATCGACCAGTACCTGACGCAGCGTCTGGAGATCCGGGACGCCCACGGCCACCCCGTGCTGCTGCTGACCCGGCCGGCGAAGATATTCAAGTCCAGGGTGATCGTCACCCGCCCGGACGGACAGCCGGTCGGCGAGATCGTCCAGCAGAACGTGTTCGGGAAGATCAACTTCGCGATCAACGCGGACGGCCGGCAGGTCGGCGCGATCAAGGCGGAGAACTGGCGGGCCTGGAACTTCGCGATCGTCGACCACGCGGACAACGAGGTCGCCCGGATCACCAAGACCTGGGAAGGCCTCGCCAAGACGATGTTCACCACCGCGGACAACTACGTGCTTCAGATCCACTACCAGCTGCCCGAGCCCCTGTTGAGCCTGGTCGTCGCCACGGCCCTGACCGTGGACACCGCGCTCAAGCAGGACGCGCGCGGCCTGGGCTGA
- a CDS encoding TetR-like C-terminal domain-containing protein produces the protein MTSQDAEGPESAAATRRSKITPEREQEFFDAVLDQVRECGYEAVTMEGVAASTRCSKSTLYRQWKTKPQFVVAALRSRRRARLAGIDTGSLAEDLREAARATGRWSTNDSKLLQALGHAVTGDEELAKALREALIDPEIAALREILRRGVERGEVPRDHPALEYVPAQMFGVIRARPVVDGEYADQDYLVRFVEAAVLPALGLT, from the coding sequence ATGACGTCGCAGGACGCGGAGGGCCCGGAGTCGGCCGCCGCCACGCGCCGCTCCAAGATCACGCCCGAGCGTGAGCAGGAGTTCTTCGACGCCGTCCTCGACCAGGTCCGCGAGTGCGGTTACGAGGCCGTCACCATGGAGGGCGTCGCCGCCAGCACCCGGTGCAGCAAGTCCACGCTCTACCGCCAGTGGAAGACCAAGCCACAGTTCGTGGTGGCCGCCCTGCGCTCGCGCCGCCGGGCCCGGCTCGCCGGGATCGACACGGGGTCGCTGGCCGAGGACCTGCGCGAGGCGGCCCGCGCCACCGGCCGCTGGTCGACCAACGACTCCAAGCTGCTCCAGGCCCTCGGGCATGCCGTCACCGGCGACGAGGAACTCGCGAAGGCGCTGCGGGAGGCGCTCATCGACCCCGAGATCGCCGCCCTGCGCGAGATCCTGCGGCGCGGCGTCGAGCGCGGCGAGGTCCCCCGCGACCATCCGGCGCTCGAGTACGTCCCGGCGCAGATGTTCGGGGTGATCCGGGCCCGTCCCGTCGTGGACGGCGAATACGCGGACCAGGACTACCTGGTCCGCTTCGTGGAGGCCGCCGTGCTCCCGGCACTCGGCCTCACCTAG
- a CDS encoding PDR/VanB family oxidoreductase, which produces MYASGVELVVERREFAAEGVLALTLRHPLVEPLPVWEPGAHVDVVLGPGLERQYSLCGDPADRTAWRIAVLRETDGRGGSAHVHEQVRQGDKVAVRGPRNHFALRPAPRYRFIAGGIGITPLLPMVAAAEAAGADWSLLYGGRTRASMAFTAELAVHGDRVTVAPQDETGLLDLGPVLDALPGDALVYCCGPGPLLDAVQKRCPADVLRIERFQAQEQPASSDGGFQVELARSGRTLTVAPGVSVLDAVRAAGVQVLYSCTEGTCGTCETDVLDGTPEHRDSVLSDEEREAGETMMICVSRCRGKRLVLDL; this is translated from the coding sequence ATGTACGCCAGCGGGGTCGAACTGGTCGTCGAGCGGCGGGAGTTCGCGGCCGAGGGGGTGCTCGCCCTCACCCTGCGCCATCCTCTGGTCGAGCCGCTGCCCGTCTGGGAGCCCGGCGCGCACGTCGACGTCGTCCTCGGGCCGGGACTGGAACGGCAGTACTCGCTGTGCGGCGACCCGGCCGACCGCACCGCCTGGCGGATCGCGGTGCTGCGCGAGACGGACGGGCGGGGCGGGTCCGCCCATGTGCACGAGCAGGTGAGGCAGGGCGACAAGGTCGCGGTGCGCGGCCCGCGCAACCACTTCGCCCTGCGCCCGGCGCCCCGGTACCGCTTCATCGCGGGCGGCATCGGGATCACTCCCCTGCTGCCGATGGTGGCGGCCGCCGAGGCGGCGGGCGCCGACTGGAGCCTGCTCTACGGCGGCCGCACCCGCGCCTCCATGGCCTTCACCGCGGAGCTCGCGGTCCACGGCGACCGGGTCACCGTGGCCCCGCAGGACGAGACGGGGCTGCTCGACCTCGGGCCGGTGCTCGACGCACTGCCCGGGGACGCCCTGGTCTACTGCTGCGGCCCCGGCCCGCTGCTGGACGCGGTGCAGAAGCGGTGCCCGGCCGACGTGCTCCGGATCGAGCGGTTCCAGGCCCAGGAGCAACCGGCCTCCTCCGACGGCGGGTTCCAGGTCGAGCTGGCGCGCAGCGGCCGTACTCTCACCGTCGCGCCGGGCGTCTCCGTGCTGGACGCGGTGCGGGCGGCGGGCGTCCAGGTGCTCTACTCCTGCACCGAGGGAACCTGCGGCACCTGTGAGACCGACGTGCTGGACGGCACTCCGGAGCACCGGGACAGCGTGCTCAGCGACGAGGAGCGGGAGGCCGGGGAGACGATGATGATCTGTGTGTCCCGGTGCCGGGGGAAGCGGCTCGTGCTGGACCTGTGA
- a CDS encoding DUF2510 domain-containing protein — protein sequence MTQVTPPGWYPDPGQTNDGPATERWWDGKAWTDRTRPAGQAAAWGPPAQGPADATQPAHPTQPDHPGYAAPPGQPGYAAPPGQPGYPGYPGYPGYPGHPGYPAASQGPGGRRGLRTGIAVAVAVAVLTSIGVGVYALARDDGSGGGGTAQGPGGAGGQDGGPFGGPGGSGGSGGSGGPGGSGGSGGGSPSPGESEAPKIRSGSVTDALNGISIPVPAGWAGQEMNVGAQVNSESTYKCPGDTSKTCTKGGVYSAPAEALKATGGTAEAVAKADIAANAEESYGGTTYGAITSHQVLASKAVTVAGQKGYLVRWKAVTSKGADGYVQSVAFPAPADSKRLVVLRFGLDADQSPSVIDTIVQGIKVSTGSGSGQHV from the coding sequence ATGACGCAGGTGACTCCTCCCGGGTGGTATCCCGACCCGGGGCAGACGAATGACGGTCCGGCCACCGAACGCTGGTGGGACGGCAAGGCGTGGACGGACCGGACCCGCCCCGCGGGCCAGGCCGCCGCATGGGGTCCGCCGGCGCAGGGCCCGGCCGACGCGACGCAACCGGCGCACCCGACCCAGCCGGACCACCCCGGATACGCGGCCCCGCCGGGGCAGCCCGGCTACGCGGCCCCGCCCGGGCAGCCCGGCTACCCGGGGTACCCCGGTTATCCGGGATATCCGGGACACCCCGGGTATCCCGCGGCATCGCAGGGTCCGGGCGGGCGGCGCGGGCTGCGCACGGGCATAGCCGTGGCCGTTGCCGTCGCCGTCCTGACCAGCATCGGGGTGGGCGTGTACGCGCTGGCCCGGGACGACGGGTCGGGCGGCGGCGGCACGGCCCAGGGGCCGGGCGGCGCCGGCGGCCAGGACGGCGGCCCCTTCGGCGGCCCGGGCGGATCCGGTGGATCCGGCGGATCCGGCGGGCCCGGCGGATCCGGCGGGTCCGGCGGGGGCTCCCCCTCGCCCGGGGAGTCCGAGGCGCCGAAGATCAGGAGCGGCTCGGTGACCGACGCGCTGAACGGCATCAGCATCCCCGTCCCGGCCGGCTGGGCGGGCCAGGAGATGAACGTGGGCGCGCAGGTGAACTCCGAGTCCACCTACAAGTGCCCGGGCGACACCTCCAAGACCTGCACGAAGGGAGGCGTGTACTCCGCGCCCGCCGAGGCGCTGAAGGCCACAGGCGGCACCGCCGAGGCGGTCGCCAAGGCGGACATCGCGGCCAACGCCGAGGAGTCCTACGGCGGCACGACGTACGGCGCGATCACCTCGCACCAGGTGCTCGCCTCGAAGGCGGTCACGGTGGCCGGGCAGAAGGGCTACCTGGTGCGCTGGAAGGCGGTCACCAGCAAGGGCGCGGACGGCTACGTGCAGTCGGTGGCCTTCCCGGCCCCGGCCGACTCCAAGCGGCTGGTGGTGCTGCGCTTCGGCCTCGACGCCGACCAGAGCCCGTCCGTCATCGACACGATCGTGCAGGGCATCAAGGTGTCGACGGGGAGCGGTTCCGGACAGCACGTCTGA
- a CDS encoding aromatic ring-hydroxylating dioxygenase subunit alpha, producing MPHTTAFARNQWYVAAYSQEVGREELLGRTVLGEPLVLYRTEEDGTPVVLHDRCVHRRFPLSESRLDGDRVVCGYHGFTYDSTGACVYVPGQKRVPRTARVAAYPVVEQDSLVWVWIGDPALADPGTVPRARHLDSPGWTTVRGMEPVDADYGLLVDNLLDLSHETYLHGGYIGTPEVAETPITTEVDEGAGIVRVSRHMDDAECPPFYARSTGIQGRITRWQDIEYHAPCLYLLHSRIAPVGVLPEADGSDPNGFHTEITYAITPSADGRVYDFWMVSRDWATDDEEVTEFLRGNNHTVVMQDVDALNLLQRTLGSERAGYQELSINIDTGGLAARRILARLVEEGDKPVEKVS from the coding sequence ATGCCGCACACCACCGCATTCGCCAGGAACCAGTGGTACGTCGCCGCCTACAGTCAGGAGGTCGGACGCGAGGAGCTGCTCGGCCGGACGGTGCTCGGTGAGCCGCTCGTCCTCTACCGCACGGAGGAGGACGGCACGCCCGTGGTGCTGCACGACCGGTGTGTGCACCGCAGGTTCCCGCTCTCCGAGAGCCGCCTCGACGGCGACCGCGTCGTCTGCGGCTACCACGGCTTCACGTACGACTCCACCGGCGCCTGTGTGTACGTGCCGGGCCAGAAGCGCGTCCCGCGCACCGCGCGGGTGGCCGCCTATCCGGTCGTCGAACAGGACTCCCTGGTGTGGGTCTGGATCGGCGACCCCGCCCTCGCCGACCCGGGGACCGTCCCGCGCGCCCGGCACCTCGACTCCCCCGGCTGGACGACCGTGCGCGGCATGGAGCCCGTCGACGCCGACTACGGGCTGCTCGTCGACAACCTCCTCGACCTCTCCCACGAGACGTATCTGCACGGCGGGTACATCGGCACCCCGGAGGTCGCCGAGACGCCGATCACCACCGAGGTCGACGAGGGCGCGGGCATCGTGCGGGTCAGCCGGCACATGGACGACGCCGAGTGCCCGCCGTTCTACGCCCGCTCCACCGGCATCCAGGGGCGGATCACCCGCTGGCAGGACATCGAGTACCACGCCCCCTGCCTGTACCTGCTGCACAGCCGCATCGCACCGGTGGGCGTCCTGCCCGAGGCAGACGGCAGCGACCCGAACGGCTTCCACACCGAGATCACCTACGCCATCACGCCGTCCGCCGACGGCAGGGTCTACGACTTCTGGATGGTCTCGCGGGACTGGGCGACGGACGACGAGGAGGTCACCGAGTTCCTCCGGGGCAACAACCACACCGTGGTCATGCAGGACGTCGACGCGCTCAACCTCCTTCAGCGCACGCTCGGTTCGGAGCGTGCCGGGTACCAGGAGCTGAGCATCAACATCGACACCGGCGGCCTGGCCGCCCGCCGCATCCTCGCCCGGCTCGTGGAGGAGGGCGACAAGCCGGTGGAGAAGGTCTCGTGA
- a CDS encoding phosphatase PAP2 family protein → MNARTEPAEAGPATPARPPVVRELLLVAGLFLVYKLGRQLVAGHTGEAFRDAHDVWRLERWLRLPDEGTVQSLLLHGDGLAQVANTYYATVHFPATLAFLVWLYLRRPAHYLWARRALTAVTAAALALHLAFPLAPPRMLAATGLVDTARVYGPSVYGPPQTDQLSNQFAAMPSLHFGWALMVAIGLIAATRSRRRWLWLLHPLLTLLVIVGTANHYWLDAVAAGVLLGAALALIRAPRRTAAGVGRGAPAPVPADATPVLVGAGR, encoded by the coding sequence ATGAATGCCCGCACCGAGCCTGCAGAAGCGGGGCCGGCCACACCGGCCAGGCCGCCCGTAGTCCGCGAACTCCTGCTTGTCGCGGGGCTCTTCCTCGTCTACAAGCTGGGGCGGCAGCTCGTCGCCGGCCACACCGGCGAGGCCTTCCGCGACGCCCATGACGTGTGGCGCCTCGAACGGTGGCTGCGGCTGCCCGACGAAGGCACGGTGCAGTCGCTGCTGCTGCACGGGGACGGCCTGGCACAGGTCGCGAACACCTACTACGCCACCGTGCACTTCCCCGCCACGCTGGCGTTCCTGGTCTGGCTCTACCTGCGCCGTCCGGCGCACTACCTCTGGGCGCGCCGGGCGCTGACGGCGGTCACCGCCGCCGCCCTGGCCCTGCACCTGGCGTTCCCGCTGGCCCCGCCGCGGATGCTGGCGGCGACCGGACTGGTCGACACCGCGCGGGTCTACGGACCGTCGGTGTACGGCCCGCCACAGACGGACCAGCTGTCCAACCAGTTCGCGGCGATGCCGTCGCTGCACTTCGGCTGGGCCCTGATGGTCGCGATCGGCCTGATAGCCGCCACCCGGTCGCGCCGGCGCTGGCTGTGGCTGCTGCATCCGCTGCTGACCCTGCTGGTGATCGTGGGCACCGCGAACCACTACTGGCTCGACGCGGTCGCGGCGGGCGTCCTGCTCGGCGCGGCGCTCGCCCTGATCCGCGCCCCCCGGCGCACGGCCGCCGGCGTCGGACGCGGGGCGCCCGCCCCCGTCCCGGCCGACGCGACGCCGGTCCTGGTCGGAGCGGGCCGGTGA
- a CDS encoding discoidin domain-containing protein yields MNINATDRAVPRAVRGVPALLAVALAAGLLGATAPAAHAAAGATLPFTSVEAETATTDGTRIGPDHTQGTLASEASGRRAVRLAAGRRVEFTAPGPANAVNLVYSVPDGRSGTLAVYVNGVRLARTLPVTSTYSYVDTGWIPGAKTHHFFDEARLLLGQDVHAGDTVAFEATDVEVTVDVADFEQVAAPASRPAGSVSVVDKGADPSGQGDSTQAFRDATAAAQGKVVWIPPGDYRLTSSLGGVENVTLQGAGGWHSVVHASRFIDQPNSSGGVHIKDFAVIGEVTERVDSNPDNFVNGSLGPGSSVSGMWLQHLKVGLWLTGNNDGLVVEDNRILDTTADGINLNGNARGVRVRDNFLRNQGDDSLAMWSLHAPDTDSSFENNTVTQPNLANGIAVYGGTDLTVRNNLVLDTNALGSGIAISNQKFLDPFSPLAGTITVDGNTLVRTGAMNPNWKHPMGALRVDSYDSPIDATVNITGTTVTDSPYSAFEFVSGGGQGRPVRNVHVTDATVRGTGTVVVQAEAPGAAVLRNVTATGVGAAGVYNCPYPAGSGVFTLTDGGGNSGWGTVWADCSTWPQPGQGNPDPGPDRNLAAGRPATATGSQDVHTPGKAVDGDAGTYWESANNAFPQAWTVDLGQARALRRLVLKLPPSPAWGARTQTLSVLGSTDGSAYTTVVPSQGHRFDPATGNTVTVPLPASTNLRFLRLQVTANTGWPAGQFSEVEAYTTP; encoded by the coding sequence ATGAACATCAACGCCACAGACCGAGCCGTCCCCCGTGCCGTCAGGGGCGTGCCCGCCCTGCTGGCCGTGGCGCTCGCCGCCGGCCTGCTCGGAGCGACCGCGCCCGCCGCGCACGCGGCCGCCGGGGCCACCCTGCCCTTCACCTCGGTGGAGGCGGAGACGGCCACCACCGACGGGACGAGGATCGGCCCCGACCACACCCAGGGCACCCTCGCCTCCGAGGCCTCGGGCCGCCGGGCGGTACGGCTCGCCGCGGGCCGCCGCGTCGAGTTCACCGCACCGGGCCCGGCCAACGCCGTGAACCTCGTGTACAGCGTCCCCGACGGCCGGTCCGGCACCCTCGCCGTCTACGTCAACGGCGTCCGGCTCGCCCGGACGCTCCCGGTGACGTCGACGTACTCCTACGTGGACACGGGCTGGATCCCCGGCGCGAAGACCCACCACTTCTTCGACGAGGCACGGCTGCTGCTCGGCCAGGACGTGCACGCGGGCGACACGGTGGCGTTCGAGGCGACCGACGTCGAGGTCACCGTGGACGTCGCCGACTTCGAGCAGGTCGCCGCGCCCGCCTCCCGCCCGGCCGGCTCGGTCTCGGTGGTCGACAAGGGCGCCGACCCGAGCGGACAGGGCGACTCCACCCAGGCCTTCCGCGACGCGACAGCCGCCGCCCAGGGCAAGGTCGTGTGGATCCCGCCCGGCGACTACCGCCTGACCTCCTCCCTCGGCGGCGTCGAGAACGTGACGCTCCAGGGCGCGGGCGGCTGGCACTCCGTGGTCCACGCCTCACGCTTCATCGACCAGCCGAACTCGTCCGGCGGAGTGCACATCAAGGACTTCGCCGTCATCGGCGAGGTCACCGAACGCGTCGACTCCAACCCGGACAACTTCGTCAACGGCTCCCTCGGGCCCGGCAGTTCGGTGTCCGGGATGTGGCTCCAGCACCTCAAGGTCGGACTCTGGCTGACGGGGAACAACGACGGCCTCGTCGTCGAGGACAACCGCATCCTCGACACCACCGCCGACGGGATCAACCTCAACGGCAACGCCCGGGGAGTCCGCGTCCGCGACAACTTCCTGCGCAACCAGGGCGACGACTCCCTCGCCATGTGGTCGCTCCACGCCCCGGACACCGACAGCAGCTTCGAGAACAACACCGTCACCCAGCCCAACCTGGCCAACGGCATCGCCGTCTACGGCGGGACCGACCTCACCGTCCGGAACAACCTCGTCCTCGACACCAACGCCCTCGGCAGCGGCATCGCCATCTCCAACCAGAAGTTCCTCGACCCCTTCTCCCCGCTGGCCGGCACGATCACCGTCGACGGCAACACCCTCGTGCGCACCGGTGCGATGAACCCGAACTGGAAGCACCCCATGGGCGCGCTGCGCGTCGACTCCTACGACAGCCCGATCGACGCCACGGTGAACATCACCGGCACCACCGTCACCGACAGCCCCTACAGCGCGTTCGAGTTCGTCTCCGGCGGCGGCCAGGGCCGCCCCGTCAGGAACGTCCACGTCACGGACGCAACGGTGCGCGGCACCGGGACGGTCGTCGTGCAGGCCGAGGCCCCGGGGGCGGCCGTCCTGCGGAACGTCACCGCGACCGGCGTGGGGGCGGCCGGCGTCTACAACTGCCCCTACCCGGCCGGCTCGGGCGTCTTCACCCTCACCGACGGCGGCGGCAACTCCGGCTGGGGCACCGTCTGGGCCGACTGCTCCACCTGGCCGCAGCCCGGCCAGGGCAACCCCGACCCCGGCCCGGACCGCAACCTGGCCGCGGGCCGGCCCGCCACGGCCACCGGCTCGCAGGACGTCCACACCCCCGGCAAGGCCGTGGACGGCGACGCGGGCACCTACTGGGAGTCCGCCAACAACGCCTTCCCGCAGGCCTGGACGGTCGACCTCGGCCAGGCACGGGCACTGCGCCGGCTGGTGCTGAAGCTGCCGCCCTCGCCCGCCTGGGGCGCGCGCACCCAGACGCTGAGCGTGCTGGGCAGCACGGACGGCTCCGCGTACACGACGGTGGTCCCCTCGCAGGGCCACCGGTTCGACCCGGCGACCGGCAACACCGTCACCGTGCCGCTGCCCGCCAGCACGAACCTGCGCTTCCTGCGGCTCCAGGTGACCGCCAACACCGGCTGGCCGGCCGGGCAGTTCAGCGAGGTGGAGGCCTACACGACACCGTGA